One window of the Archangium primigenium genome contains the following:
- a CDS encoding phytoene desaturase family protein encodes MSDAPSSNAPYDAVVVGAGFGGLGAALELARRGARVVLCETLNYPGGCASTFHRDGYAFEAGATLFSGLAESQLFGQWVRAFGLDVTVDWVDPLVELRTPALRLAVYRDRARFLGQLQALPGAPVQALGDFFALQRQVADALWPLFDDPTLLPPLDLRALLRHTSRAWGYLPLARWMGRPLGAVLEHLGLRGFAPLRTYLDALCQITVQCTAAEAEAPFALAAMDYYWRGTGHVRGGIGQLAQGLTRALTAAGGEVRLANRVKALVPEPGGGWRVDTRQGPLRTRHVVANVLPQGLARLLGPAAPRLPARVNALARRVDGGWGAVMRYLVVGAPAGASPHAHHLELIQDPDAPFLEGNHLFVSLSGEADPGRAPPGQRTVTVSTHVPLAALAGQPPEERARRVEAIQRRMREGLGRLAPEWMGDVRHELPGSPRTFERFTGRDGGAVGGVPRRAGLHHYTGMSPRPVLEGLWLVGDSVFPGQSTLATALGGVRTAARITRGRAAPEEAPR; translated from the coding sequence ATGTCAGACGCCCCTTCTTCAAACGCCCCTTATGACGCGGTGGTGGTGGGCGCGGGCTTCGGGGGCCTCGGGGCCGCGCTGGAGCTCGCGCGGCGCGGGGCCCGGGTGGTGCTCTGCGAGACGCTCAACTACCCGGGCGGCTGCGCCAGCACCTTCCACCGCGACGGCTACGCCTTCGAGGCCGGGGCCACGCTCTTCTCCGGTCTCGCCGAGTCGCAGCTCTTCGGCCAGTGGGTGCGCGCCTTCGGCCTGGACGTCACCGTGGACTGGGTGGATCCGCTCGTGGAGCTGCGCACGCCCGCGCTGCGGCTCGCCGTGTACCGCGACCGCGCGCGCTTCCTCGGCCAGCTCCAGGCCCTGCCCGGCGCGCCCGTCCAGGCGCTCGGGGACTTCTTCGCCCTGCAGCGCCAGGTGGCCGACGCGCTCTGGCCCCTCTTCGATGATCCCACGCTCCTGCCGCCGCTCGACCTGCGCGCGCTCTTGCGCCACACGTCTCGGGCCTGGGGCTACCTGCCCCTGGCGCGCTGGATGGGCCGGCCGCTCGGCGCGGTGCTCGAGCACCTGGGACTGCGCGGCTTCGCGCCCCTGCGCACGTACCTGGACGCGCTCTGTCAGATCACCGTGCAGTGCACCGCCGCCGAGGCCGAGGCCCCGTTCGCGCTCGCGGCCATGGACTACTACTGGCGGGGCACGGGGCATGTGCGCGGCGGCATCGGCCAGCTCGCCCAGGGGCTCACGCGCGCCCTCACCGCCGCCGGGGGCGAGGTGCGGCTGGCCAACCGGGTCAAGGCGCTCGTGCCCGAGCCCGGGGGTGGCTGGCGGGTGGACACGCGCCAGGGGCCGCTGCGCACGCGCCACGTGGTGGCCAACGTGCTGCCCCAGGGTCTCGCGCGGCTGCTCGGCCCCGCGGCCCCGCGGCTGCCCGCACGGGTGAACGCGCTCGCGCGCCGGGTGGACGGGGGCTGGGGCGCGGTGATGCGCTACCTCGTGGTGGGCGCGCCGGCGGGGGCCTCGCCGCACGCGCACCACCTGGAGCTCATCCAGGATCCGGACGCGCCCTTCCTCGAGGGCAACCACCTCTTCGTGTCCCTGAGCGGCGAGGCCGACCCGGGCCGCGCGCCGCCGGGCCAGCGCACGGTGACGGTGTCCACGCACGTGCCGCTCGCCGCGCTCGCGGGCCAGCCGCCCGAGGAGCGGGCCCGGCGGGTGGAAGCCATCCAGCGGCGGATGCGCGAGGGGCTCGGGCGCCTGGCGCCCGAGTGGATGGGGGACGTGCGGCACGAGCTGCCGGGCTCGCCGCGCACCTTCGAGCGCTTCACCGGACGGGACGGCGGCGCGGTGGGCGGCGTGCCCCGGCGCGCGGGCCTGCACCACTACACGGGCATGAGCCCCCGGCCGGTGCTGGAGGGGCTGTGGCTCGTGGGGGACTCGGTGTTCCCGGGCCAGAGCACGCTGGCCACGGCGCTGGGCGGGGTGCGCACCGCCGCGCGCATCACCCGGGGGCGGGCTGCTCCCGAGGAAGCTCCACGGTGA
- a CDS encoding PAS domain S-box protein, giving the protein MVDASRASILLVDDSDAELERLEQVLAPLAHPFLRARSGEDALALLLAHDVACVLLDVQMGGLDGFDVARLLDSQAHEHVPLVLLTELARDEAHVLRAYSRGRADYVLKPYDADTLRVRVQGMLDAHVRSSTPPAALDRVARHSFVEVERQRDRLHAFLMQSPAIINIFRGPEHTFDFVNTRFLQVLGDRAFVGRTVRDAQPELEGQGLYELLDEVYRTGEPFHGETVPVRIAAEAGASPVERYYTFTYQPLRSADGQVRGVGSFAFDVTEQVLARQRLEQLTRELGHNEEQLRAIIEGIHEHAIFLMSPEGIIESWNPGVERVKGYTAEEFVGKPFAMVFTPEDREKDLPGRELRDAARLGVYKGEGPRLRKDGTLFEADVVLQALRGEDGMLRGYVKVVRDVSKRRRAELERERLLRELSEAVRLRDGFLSIASHELKTPLTPLTLKLEALARRMAPSEADGTLLSRKDLDLMRRQVARLSNLVNDMLEVTSLGTGRIPMKRERVDLAALLREVVQRFLPEAERCGCVLSVEAPDVVVGPWDRLRLEQVIERLLSNALKYGAGKPVALSLVGEAERVWLVVRDRGIGFDPALSQRIFDKFERASSERHYGGLGLGLYFTRYIVQGLGGSISAEGRPNEGATFTVELPREQPAPG; this is encoded by the coding sequence GTGGTCGACGCATCACGCGCGAGCATTCTGCTGGTGGATGACTCCGACGCGGAACTCGAACGCCTGGAGCAGGTGCTCGCCCCCCTCGCGCACCCCTTCCTGCGCGCCCGCTCCGGAGAAGACGCGCTCGCCCTGCTGCTCGCGCACGACGTGGCCTGTGTGCTCCTGGACGTGCAGATGGGGGGCCTGGATGGCTTCGACGTGGCGCGGCTGCTCGACTCCCAGGCCCATGAGCACGTGCCCCTGGTGCTGCTCACCGAGCTGGCGCGGGACGAGGCCCACGTGCTGCGCGCCTACAGCCGGGGCCGGGCGGACTACGTGCTCAAGCCCTACGACGCGGACACCTTGCGCGTCCGGGTCCAGGGCATGCTGGACGCGCACGTGCGCTCGTCCACGCCGCCGGCCGCGCTGGACCGGGTGGCGCGCCACTCGTTCGTGGAGGTGGAGCGGCAGCGCGACCGGCTGCATGCCTTCCTGATGCAGTCGCCCGCCATCATCAACATCTTCCGGGGCCCCGAGCACACCTTCGATTTCGTCAACACGCGCTTCCTCCAGGTGCTCGGCGACCGCGCCTTCGTGGGCCGCACGGTGCGCGACGCCCAGCCGGAGCTGGAGGGGCAGGGCCTCTACGAGCTGCTGGACGAGGTGTACCGCACGGGCGAGCCCTTCCACGGCGAGACGGTGCCGGTGCGCATCGCGGCCGAGGCGGGGGCGTCCCCGGTGGAGCGCTACTACACGTTCACCTACCAGCCCCTGCGCTCGGCGGACGGCCAGGTGCGGGGCGTGGGCTCGTTCGCGTTCGACGTGACGGAGCAGGTGCTCGCGCGCCAGCGGCTGGAGCAGCTCACGCGCGAGCTGGGCCACAACGAGGAGCAGTTGCGCGCCATCATCGAGGGCATCCACGAGCACGCCATCTTCCTCATGTCGCCCGAGGGCATCATCGAGAGCTGGAACCCCGGCGTGGAGCGCGTGAAGGGCTACACGGCCGAGGAGTTCGTCGGCAAGCCCTTCGCCATGGTCTTCACCCCGGAGGATCGGGAGAAGGACTTGCCCGGCCGGGAGCTGCGCGACGCGGCCCGCCTGGGCGTCTACAAGGGCGAGGGCCCGCGGCTGCGCAAGGACGGCACGCTCTTCGAGGCGGACGTCGTGCTCCAGGCGCTGCGGGGCGAGGACGGCATGCTGCGCGGCTACGTGAAGGTGGTGCGCGACGTGTCCAAGCGCCGGCGGGCGGAGCTCGAGCGCGAGCGGCTGCTGCGCGAGCTGTCCGAGGCGGTGCGCCTGCGCGACGGCTTCCTGTCCATCGCCAGCCACGAGCTCAAGACGCCGCTCACGCCGCTCACGCTCAAGCTGGAGGCGCTCGCGCGTCGCATGGCGCCCTCGGAGGCGGACGGCACGCTCCTGTCGCGCAAGGACCTGGACCTGATGCGGCGCCAGGTGGCGCGGCTGAGCAACCTCGTCAACGACATGCTGGAGGTGACGTCGCTGGGCACCGGGCGCATCCCGATGAAGCGCGAGCGGGTGGACCTGGCGGCGCTCTTGCGCGAGGTGGTGCAGCGCTTCCTGCCCGAGGCCGAGCGCTGTGGCTGCGTGCTGTCCGTGGAGGCGCCGGACGTGGTGGTGGGGCCGTGGGACCGCTTGCGCCTGGAGCAGGTCATCGAGCGGCTGTTGTCCAACGCCCTCAAGTACGGCGCGGGCAAGCCCGTGGCGCTCTCGCTCGTGGGCGAGGCGGAGCGGGTCTGGCTCGTCGTGCGCGACCGGGGCATCGGCTTCGACCCCGCGCTCAGCCAGCGCATCTTCGACAAGTTCGAGCGCGCCAGCTCCGAGCGGCACTACGGGGGCCTGGGGCTCGGGCTGTACTTCACCCGCTACATCGTCCAGGGCCTGGGCGGGAGCATCTCCGCCGAGGGCCGGCCGAACGAGGGCGCCACCTTCACCGTGGAGCTTCCTCGGGAGCAGCCCGCCCCCGGGTGA
- a CDS encoding deoxyribodipyrimidine photo-lyase — protein MANSRIEDSRIRTLGEREAKGGDYVFYWMQQSARAEHNPALEYAVQRANAAKLPLLVGFGLMDDYPGANVRHYRFLLEGLQDTAQALARRKIPFVVQRGSPEAVAIKLARKAALVVCDRGYLRHQKQWRQSLVDEARCPVIQVEGDVVVPVDTASGKAEYAARTLRPKIHRLWNQYLVPLSATPLKVDSSRLGVKGISLDDLDGLLGRMKLERHAPPVHHRFQGGTTQANRILKAFLAQYLPGYKESRPHPETEHVSHMSKYLHFGQVSPVRVALAAREAKAADLERDSFIEELIVRRELAQNFCEYTPNYDTYDCLPRWARDTLHQHRGDERHHQYSQAQLEAARTHDPYWNASMREMRYTGYMHNAMRMYWGKKILEWSSTPEHAYRTALTLNNTYFLDGRDANSFANVGWVFGLHDRPWGRREIFGTVRYMSSGGLERKADMDAYVQKVDGLVAEAQAAGVRFTGD, from the coding sequence ATGGCGAACAGTCGCATCGAGGACAGCCGCATCCGCACGCTCGGCGAGCGCGAGGCCAAGGGCGGCGACTACGTCTTCTACTGGATGCAGCAGAGCGCTCGGGCCGAGCACAACCCGGCCCTGGAATACGCGGTGCAGCGCGCCAACGCGGCGAAGCTCCCCCTGCTCGTGGGCTTCGGCCTCATGGACGACTACCCGGGCGCCAACGTGCGCCACTACCGCTTCCTCCTGGAGGGCCTCCAGGACACCGCCCAGGCCCTCGCGCGCCGCAAGATTCCCTTCGTCGTCCAGCGCGGCAGCCCGGAGGCCGTGGCGATCAAGCTCGCCCGCAAGGCGGCGCTCGTGGTGTGTGACCGGGGCTACCTGCGCCACCAGAAGCAGTGGCGCCAGAGCCTCGTGGACGAGGCCCGCTGTCCCGTCATCCAGGTGGAGGGCGACGTGGTGGTGCCCGTGGACACCGCCTCGGGCAAGGCCGAGTACGCCGCGCGCACCCTGCGCCCGAAGATCCACCGCTTGTGGAACCAATACCTCGTGCCCCTGTCCGCCACGCCGCTCAAGGTGGACTCCTCGCGGCTCGGCGTGAAGGGCATCTCGCTCGACGACCTCGACGGGCTGCTCGGCCGGATGAAGCTGGAGCGCCACGCGCCGCCCGTGCACCACCGCTTCCAGGGCGGCACCACCCAGGCCAATCGCATCCTCAAGGCCTTCCTCGCCCAGTACCTGCCTGGCTACAAGGAGAGCCGCCCCCATCCCGAGACGGAGCACGTCTCGCACATGAGCAAGTACCTGCACTTCGGCCAGGTGAGCCCGGTGCGCGTGGCGCTCGCCGCGCGCGAGGCCAAGGCGGCGGACCTCGAGCGCGACAGCTTCATCGAGGAGCTCATCGTGCGGCGCGAGCTGGCGCAGAACTTCTGCGAGTACACGCCGAACTACGACACCTACGACTGTCTGCCACGCTGGGCCCGCGACACGCTCCACCAGCACCGCGGCGACGAGCGGCACCACCAGTACTCCCAGGCCCAATTGGAGGCGGCGCGCACGCATGACCCGTACTGGAACGCCTCCATGCGGGAGATGCGCTACACGGGCTACATGCACAACGCCATGCGCATGTACTGGGGCAAGAAGATCCTCGAGTGGAGCAGCACCCCCGAGCATGCCTACCGCACGGCGTTGACCCTCAACAACACGTACTTCCTGGACGGGCGCGACGCGAACTCGTTCGCCAACGTGGGCTGGGTGTTCGGCCTGCACGACCGGCCCTGGGGTCGGCGGGAGATCTTCGGGACCGTCCGCTACATGTCCTCGGGTGGACTGGAGCGCAAGGCGGACATGGACGCGTACGTCCAGAAAGTGGATGGACTCGTGGCCGAGGCCCAGGCGGCGGGAGTCCGGTTCACGGGCGATTGA
- a CDS encoding imm11 family protein translates to MSQRFFRLADDVQVPHRWHLGTPLDEQGREVHDWDFKSGSPLRVEGRLKTAIETHGKPLDFSEAGIRIPVVHVKVAVMLAERAPHDVQLIVTDIEGQSAQYRILVTTRRVSCIDEAASEVSFWKPEHGVPEKVGHYMGVDCLRIDKARVGDAKVFRPEGWEVALIVSEEIKDALERMGATGTRFEEV, encoded by the coding sequence ATGTCCCAGCGATTCTTCAGACTGGCGGACGACGTCCAGGTTCCCCACCGCTGGCACTTGGGGACGCCTCTCGACGAGCAGGGCCGCGAGGTCCACGACTGGGACTTCAAGAGCGGCTCGCCCCTGCGCGTGGAGGGACGGTTGAAGACTGCCATCGAGACCCACGGAAAGCCGCTGGACTTCTCCGAGGCCGGAATCCGAATTCCCGTCGTCCACGTCAAGGTAGCCGTGATGTTGGCGGAGCGTGCCCCCCATGATGTGCAACTCATCGTCACGGACATCGAAGGCCAGTCAGCGCAGTACCGCATCCTCGTGACCACCCGTCGCGTCTCCTGCATCGACGAAGCGGCGTCCGAGGTGAGTTTCTGGAAGCCCGAGCATGGAGTGCCCGAGAAGGTCGGGCACTACATGGGGGTGGACTGCTTGCGCATCGACAAAGCGCGGGTCGGCGACGCCAAGGTGTTCCGTCCCGAGGGGTGGGAGGTCGCGCTGATCGTCTCCGAGGAGATCAAGGACGCCTTGGAGCGCATGGGCGCGACGGGCACACGCTTCGAGGAGGTTTGA